The following are encoded together in the Streptomyces sp. NBC_01465 genome:
- a CDS encoding RraA family protein, which yields MTTPTRFQGISPTTLADLLGREQVMDIGIRPLWPTVPRVAGPAFTVRCAPGDNLMLHAAIHRAEPGAVIVVESGDLDYALAGGNVCAVAQRRGIAAFVVDGLIRDLAEVRETGFPVFARGVIPIPGTKAAVEPLNVPVRCGGVTVNPRDIVVADEEGIVVVPATRQEQTLLDAQAKEAKEAAESLNAWEAAHRARIDKILAEKGFTG from the coding sequence ATGACGACTCCCACCCGATTCCAGGGCATCTCCCCGACCACCCTCGCCGACCTCCTCGGCCGCGAACAGGTCATGGACATCGGCATCCGCCCGCTCTGGCCCACGGTCCCGCGCGTCGCAGGCCCCGCGTTCACCGTGCGGTGCGCTCCCGGCGACAACCTCATGCTGCACGCGGCCATCCACCGCGCGGAGCCCGGCGCGGTCATCGTCGTCGAGTCGGGCGACCTGGACTACGCACTCGCCGGCGGAAACGTCTGCGCCGTCGCCCAGCGCCGGGGCATCGCAGCGTTCGTGGTCGACGGTCTGATCCGGGACCTGGCAGAGGTACGCGAAACAGGCTTCCCGGTCTTCGCCAGGGGCGTCATCCCCATCCCCGGCACCAAGGCCGCGGTCGAACCCCTCAACGTCCCGGTCCGCTGCGGCGGCGTAACGGTGAACCCCCGCGACATCGTCGTGGCCGACGAGGAGGGCATCGTGGTCGTCCCCGCCACCCGCCAGGAGCAGACACTCCTGGACGCCCAGGCGAAGGAGGCCAAGGAGGCGGCCGAGTCACTGAACGCATGGGAGGCGGCGCACCGCGCCCGCATCGACAAGATCCTCGCCGAGAAGGGCTTCACCGGCTGA
- a CDS encoding putative immunity protein yields MILPRVRDPRFITIRRGGTLTDSDHRLLALWAAVCAEHVVHFFEAVEPLDRRPREAIEQVRAWVRGEIRMSESRAAGGHAMAAARELSGAARHAAYAAGQAAVVAHVAAHELGAAAYAIKAVRAAEDESAGRSECRWQREQLPDAIRELVLDDQRLRNEICWSVFEG; encoded by the coding sequence ATGATCCTGCCGAGAGTTCGCGATCCCCGTTTCATCACCATTCGCCGTGGGGGGACGCTCACGGACTCCGATCATCGGCTCCTGGCGCTGTGGGCTGCCGTGTGTGCGGAGCATGTTGTGCATTTCTTTGAGGCGGTGGAGCCGTTGGACCGGCGGCCCCGTGAGGCGATCGAGCAGGTTCGGGCGTGGGTGCGCGGGGAGATTCGGATGTCCGAGTCCCGGGCCGCGGGTGGTCATGCCATGGCTGCGGCGCGGGAGTTGAGCGGGGCCGCACGGCACGCTGCCTACGCCGCCGGCCAGGCGGCGGTGGTCGCGCACGTTGCCGCGCACGAGCTTGGCGCTGCGGCCTATGCGATCAAGGCCGTGCGCGCGGCGGAGGATGAGAGCGCGGGAAGGAGCGAATGCCGGTGGCAGCGCGAACAGCTCCCGGATGCGATTCGTGAACTTGTCCTGGACGACCAGCGGTTGCGGAATGAGATCTGCTGGTCGGTCTTCGAGGGGTGA